In Actinomycetota bacterium, one DNA window encodes the following:
- a CDS encoding LytTR family DNA-binding domain-containing protein — protein MKIKALIVDDEAPARTELRYILEKIKDVEVVGEATNAAEALELIKALTYDVVFLDIQMPGLTGLHVAEVLQELPDSPAVVFVTAYGEHAVKAFELDVLDYLVKPFKEERLAQTINKIWERKKGYRLKEVGLPTPETIKINRIPVHRGDKTILLPTRDVIYINTRNDYAFIHTHHESFITSFALKELEARLRGQAFFRAHRGYIVNLHQVKEIIPMFRGIYLLRVKDAKGSEIPVSRRQAKKLKSILGL, from the coding sequence ATGAAGATTAAGGCGCTCATAGTGGATGACGAGGCACCGGCAAGAACCGAGCTTCGTTATATACTGGAAAAGATCAAAGATGTGGAAGTTGTTGGGGAAGCCACCAACGCTGCGGAGGCATTGGAGCTCATAAAGGCGTTGACTTACGATGTGGTATTTTTGGATATTCAAATGCCTGGACTCACCGGTCTGCATGTGGCGGAAGTTCTCCAAGAGCTTCCGGATTCTCCAGCGGTGGTTTTTGTCACAGCCTACGGTGAGCATGCTGTGAAGGCTTTTGAATTGGATGTTCTGGATTACCTGGTTAAACCCTTTAAAGAAGAGCGATTAGCCCAGACCATAAACAAAATCTGGGAGAGGAAGAAAGGATATCGATTGAAGGAGGTAGGGTTGCCTACCCCCGAGACCATTAAAATCAATAGAATCCCAGTTCACAGGGGAGATAAAACCATCCTTCTCCCAACGAGGGATGTCATATATATAAATACCAGAAATGATTATGCTTTCATCCACACGCATCACGAGAGTTTCATCACATCATTTGCTTTGAAGGAATTGGAGGCACGCCTACGGGGTCAAGCATTTTTCCGAGCCCATAGGGGTTATATAGTGAATCTTCATCAAGTGAAAGAGATAATCCCCATGTTCAGAGGAATCTATCTTCTGCGGGTAAAGGATGCCAAAGGAAGCGAAATCCCCGTTAGCCGAAGACAAGCTAAAAAGCTAAAATCCATTTTAGGATTATAA